One segment of Paenibacillus sp. FSL R7-0337 DNA contains the following:
- a CDS encoding ABC transporter ATP-binding protein, whose protein sequence is MNLSLEVEGLTKSYADSRFRLDDVTFSIPSGTIMGFVGENGAGKTTTIKSILNTVQIDSGTIRLLGREMKDTDTVLREDIGVVLDSANFPAVLTPAKLAKVMRGVYKQWDQEVYAKLTGKFSLPMNQKISGFSRGMTMKLAIAAALSHHPKLLILDEATSGLDPVTREEILEVFLEFVEDERHAILMSSHITSDLEKIADYITFIHQGQIILTAMKDELIYDYGVARCTREQFKRIAEGDRLTYRVREHQIDVLVEDKQGFGQKYSGVTVDQVSIDEILLLLVKGEK, encoded by the coding sequence ATGAATCTTAGTTTAGAAGTTGAAGGGTTGACCAAATCCTATGCTGATTCCAGGTTCAGACTGGATGATGTAACGTTCTCTATTCCCAGCGGAACCATCATGGGGTTCGTGGGGGAGAATGGGGCAGGCAAGACGACAACAATCAAGTCCATTCTGAACACGGTTCAGATTGACAGCGGAACGATCCGGCTGCTGGGCCGGGAGATGAAGGATACAGACACGGTCTTGCGCGAAGATATCGGAGTGGTGCTGGATTCGGCTAATTTCCCGGCGGTACTGACCCCGGCTAAGCTGGCTAAGGTCATGCGCGGCGTCTATAAGCAGTGGGACCAGGAGGTGTATGCCAAGCTTACAGGGAAGTTCAGCCTGCCCATGAACCAGAAGATCAGCGGGTTCTCACGGGGCATGACGATGAAGCTGGCGATTGCTGCCGCCTTGTCGCACCATCCCAAGCTGCTGATTCTAGATGAGGCCACTTCAGGGCTGGACCCGGTGACCAGAGAGGAGATTCTGGAGGTGTTCCTGGAATTCGTAGAGGATGAGCGTCACGCTATACTGATGTCCTCCCATATCACAAGCGATCTGGAGAAAATTGCTGATTATATCACCTTCATCCATCAGGGGCAGATCATTCTGACAGCGATGAAGGATGAGCTGATCTATGACTATGGTGTTGCCCGCTGCACAAGAGAACAGTTCAAGCGGATTGCGGAAGGAGATCGGCTGACTTATAGAGTAAGGGAGCATCAGATTGATGTGCTGGTCGAGGATAAACAAGGCTTTGGACAGAAGTACAGCGGCGTTACGGTGGATCAGGTATCCATTGATGAGATTCTGCTGCTGCTCGTAAAGGGGGAGAAATAA
- a CDS encoding ABC-2 transporter permease: MRGLLLNNYYSLQNNIKSSLGIALLLSLVSFAGVDHSVLNAVIAAQIWIFVLSIGASLQLDEASKWNRFELTMPIRRRTVIHAKYLSFLMLILMGTAVSLVTLALTYVSKGDIAHLNLSTGYTFGLSLSISTLAIYYPVILKFGVEKSEQMVMISAGLSVGLRLLVWMLLNLYMDDVNYNGPETGYTTLILAVLLFAVSYLIAVRIHRNKEF, translated from the coding sequence ATGCGCGGGCTGCTGTTAAATAATTATTACTCACTGCAAAATAACATCAAATCCTCCCTCGGCATTGCGCTGCTTCTGTCGCTGGTTTCCTTTGCCGGGGTGGATCACAGCGTACTGAATGCAGTCATCGCGGCACAGATTTGGATTTTTGTGTTGAGCATCGGGGCCTCCCTGCAGCTGGATGAGGCTTCTAAATGGAACCGGTTTGAACTCACCATGCCGATCAGAAGGAGAACGGTCATCCATGCGAAGTATTTGTCCTTCCTGATGTTAATCCTCATGGGCACCGCTGTAAGTCTGGTTACTCTGGCATTAACCTATGTAAGCAAGGGAGACATAGCACATTTGAACCTGTCCACCGGGTATACCTTCGGTTTATCTTTATCTATCTCCACCCTGGCGATCTACTATCCGGTCATTCTTAAATTCGGTGTGGAAAAAAGCGAGCAGATGGTGATGATATCGGCAGGGCTATCGGTGGGCCTTCGTCTCCTGGTGTGGATGCTGCTGAACCTGTATATGGACGATGTGAACTATAATGGTCCTGAGACCGGGTATACCACCCTGATCCTTGCTGTTCTCCTGTTCGCGGTGTCCTATCTGATTGCCGTGCGGATTCATCGGAATAAAGAATTCTGA